A genomic window from Fusarium oxysporum Fo47 chromosome X, complete sequence includes:
- a CDS encoding glycosyl hydrolase family 71-domain-containing protein, protein MDAAHHTATHDMTPNMTSFVPTPNMSAFDAASHTENMDGRHTPDDEHEPCIRTNAGSGGHNLSPTDPDSPMSWSILKKAYVSACSFFFVFVIMYGTTTYTAAISAIPEAFGVSQRVAVLGFTMPFFGVFFAPIYTPHLSERYGRRPIYFTSFPLFCLCVIVIGLATNISTLLAFRFLAGLFGGPCVVLIEGTFADVWPANKTVTYYSFLTLASYLGAAAGPIIGGFVFAAKGPAWLSWVTLIFATAALAFGSFMPETYGREILRTRIRYNKSGIRLPCAQSGVTFSEMTHITVLTPVKMLFTEPLVIVISLYLGLNFAVVFQWFISVPAALGATYGFGVRQSGLAFVSAIVGVILALLTSSLIEALLSSRAKRNMEDIEKRLVPAMFGAFLVAGSLFWVAFTATPSIHYLAPISGTAVYVWGNAMVLISFISYLFDAYPPAGTLSALTTAACFRLVCAGIVPVFILDMLTNLGGTWTFSLFGIISGVMTPFPFVLYWFGPHWRSKSRHPKAAFQFALIAFMMKGLVRLLAISSTLARVASAKAVFAHYMVGTVTQEHAHKDIDNAKSMGLDGFALNIGDATRDYVSQALSYLFPYAESVGFKLYISMDVYASGDACYHGAKSSQCHGPSDYQWIWDSYKGSSAYYQVKGRPLISAFSSGGFHNDTWIDWKKGLANDMFFMPDFDETEGYYDSADEWWSYWGPITDGIFSWESAWPERKGFGGKYAGDVSIDVPVLSGAHKHDKLYMMGLSPLQYKNAYGAHVYRQGDLNLPKRMINILNMDPQPDYVQFQTWNDGPEAHYIGNLWTEQNNDTEPYFYANQETWDHTGWQPLVSSFVNAYKTGQSASQMTPMNGDVLVGAAWYRTELSDVKCPYEGNDAYYNKPDGWDDDVNYLYYAIILNPSYGSGYKVTVSGSTEHTAPLNPGMNYGYGAREVQTGAQRITVKDPSGNVIYTATGGMCVSDGCPNYIYNGNYQVLPLKKGNVDPVCNQWPGMDHSVCGYGICHASGDGGNNAAGDDFTHVTCTNPGVTDASKDAKFRWDSVYADQAWTWGVDQWNANPFPGGLNFTEQFSNLFHGPEGIDCGTIENDNPCGSNVVQCNDVTYPGAYFAINSMESIYRHLRAHKVKRFLREASSRHHWSWIFSCGIPDVELRLVLVDYMTLKGMPYFKANPNTLATVKDWVNPMVANSITIAKDTLKDDSALSAENSISTRLNAIVTIWQAEIVSMNEQLFNGSKENTNLLFKTITDGQMLETKHQDLGVDAIQALVSKALFAELVPIAWQLSSSELGPVVIDSEQGCGDKPDVKHMSSKSYDSSGVCVDFKMYYLIGCTGEARTCDESHGSFNPGCTDNLFSSLPGLDDLTGSETAFGGLTKEDIVNGAVNSFAGNGNANGWSMLDPSNTVDGMDLVSEYNVTAPGVVMLPVCTASEAFSNWFSFTNGKPKSANYPCN, encoded by the exons ATGGACGCAGCACACCATACAGCAACGCATGACATGACTCCCAATATGACAAGCTTTGTACCAACGCCCAATATGTCGGCCTTCGACGCAGCGTCACATACAGAAAACATGGACGGCCGACACACACCTGACGATGAACATGAGCCGTGTATCAGGACTAATGCCGGATCTGGAGGACATAACCTGTCACCCACTGATCCCGATAGTCCCATGAGTTGGTCAATTCTCAAGAAGGCCTACGTATCGGCTTGTTCATTCTTTTTTGTGTTTGTAAT CATGTACGGAACAACCACTTACACAGCAGCCATCAGCGCCATCCCAGAGGCATTTGGTGTCTCACAGCGCGTGGCTGTCCTCGGCTTTACAATGCCATTCTTTGGCGTATTTTTCGCACCCATCTACACTCCGCATCTCTCTGAGCGATACGGCCGACGACCCATCTACTTCACCAGCTTCCCgctcttctgcctctgtGTGATCGTGATCGGTCTTGCAACCAACATTTCGACATTGTTGGCTTTTCGGTTCCTGGCTGGACTTTTTGGTGGTCCCTGCGTTGTCTTGATCGAAGGCACTTTTGCTGATGTCTGGCCTGCCAACAAGACGGTGACATATTATTCTTTCTTGACTCTTGCTTCTTATCTTGGAGCTGCTGCCG GCCCTATTATCGGCGGCTTTGTCTTCGCAGCCAAAGGGCCTGCCTGGCTCTCATGGGTCACTCTCATCTTCGCCACTGCAGCCCTTGCATTTGGCTCCTTCATGCCTGAAACATACGGCCGAGAGATCCTACGAACCCGCATTCGCTACAACAAGAGCGGCATCAGATTGCCATGCGCTCAAAGCGGTGTGACATTTTCTGAAATGACCCATATCACCGTCCTTACACCAGTCAAAATGCTCTTCACAGAACCCCTCGTCATCGTGATCTCTCTCTACCTTGGCCTTAACTTTGCAGTTGTATTCCAGTGGTTCATTTCTGTACCGGCTGCATTGGGCGCCACGTATGGCTTTGGAGTTAGACAATCTGGACTGGCATTCGTCTCCGCTATTGTTGGAGTGATACTAGCACTTCTTACCTCCTCCTTGATTGAGGCTCTACTCTCCAGTCGAGCTAAGCGAAACATGGAAGATATTGAGAAGCGTCTTGTCCCAGCCATGTTCGGAGCGTTCTTGGTAGCTGGTTCTCTGTTCTGGGTTGCGTTTACTGCAACTCCCAGCATTCACTACCTTGCTCCAATTTCTGGCACAGCAGTCTATGTCTGGGGCAATGCGATGGTTCTCATCTCGTTCATTTCCTATCTGTTTGATGCATATCCGCCAGCTGGAACTCTTTCTGCACTCACCACTGCGGCATGCTTTCGATTGGTCTGCGCAGGGATTGTGCCAGTCTTTATCCTCGACATGCTTACCAACCTGGGTGGAACCTGGACTTTCAGCCTCTTTGGCATAATCTCTGGTGTCATGACTCCATTTCCCTTTGTTCTCTACTGGTTTGGACCCCATTGGCGCAGCAAGAGTAG ACACCCCAAAGCTGCATTTCAATTTGCTCTCATCGCGTTCATGATGAAGGGACTAGTCAGGTTGTTGGCCATCTCTAGCACTCTCGCCAGAGTTGCCAGTGCCAAAGCAGTATTTGCTCATTACATG GTCGGAACTGTGACCCAGGAGCATGCGCATAAAGATATCGACAATGCCAAGTCTATGGGCCTAGACGGCTTCGCATTGAACATTGGTGACGCTACTCGTGACTATGTCTCTCAGGCTCTCAGCTACCTCTTTCCGTATGCCGAGTCCGTCGGTTTCAAGCTGTACATCTCCATGGATGTCTACGCTTCTGGTGATGCCTGCTACCATGGCGCCAAGTCG TCTCAGTGCCATGGACCATCTGACTACCAGTGGATCTGGGACTCCTATAAAGGAAGTTCGGCCTACTATCAAGTCAAAGGCCGTCCTCTGATCAGCGCGTTCTCTTCTGGTGGTTTTCACAACGATACTTGGATTGACTGGAAGAAAGGACTCGCAAACGACATGTTCTTCATGCCCGACTTTGACGAAACTGAAGGATACTATGACTCAGCCGATGAATGGTGGTCATACTGGGGCCCGATTACTGACGGGATCTTCAGTTGGGAGTCTGCCTGGCCTGAACGCAAAGGCTTCGGCGGCAAGTATGCAGGAGACGTATCAATCGATGTTCCCGTTCTATCCGGGGCCCATAAGCATGACAAACTGTATATGATGGGCCTTAGTCCACTGCAGTACAAGAATGCTTACGGCGCGCACGTTTATCGCCAAGGAGACCTGAACCTGCCAAAACGTATgatcaacatcctcaacatgGATCCCCAGCCCGACTATGTTCAGTTTCAGACGTGGAACGATGGTCCTGAGGCACACTATATCGGAAACCTATGGACTGAGCAGAACAACGACACTGAACCATACTTCTATGCCAACCAGGAGACTTGGGATCATACAGGCTGGCAACCTCTTGTCTCGTCTTTCGTTAATGCTTACAAGACTGGTCAATCAGCTTCTCAGATGACACCAATGAACGGGGATGTTCTCGTCGGTGCTGCATGGTATCGAACCGAGCTTTCGGATGTGAAATGTCCATACGAGGGTAACGATGCCTACTACAACAAACCCGATGGCTGGGATGATGACGTCAACTATCTCTACTACGCTATCATCCTCAATCCCTCCTACGGATCTGGGTACAAGGTAACGGTTTCTGGAAGCACCGAGCACACAGCCCCTCTGAATCCTGGTATGAACTACGGCTATGGCGCTAGAGAGGTTCAAACCGGCGCTCAGCGGATCACCGTCAAGGACCCGAGCGGCAACGTTATTTATACTGCTACCGGAGGAATGTGCGTTAGCGATGGCTGCCCCAATTACATCTACAATGGCAATTACCAAGTCTTACCCTTGAAAAAGGGTAATGTGGACCCAGTTTGCAATCAGTGGCCTGGTATGGACCATAGTGTTTGTGGCTACGGTATTTGTCATGCCAGTGGTGACGGTGGTAACAACGCGGCGGGCGATGACTTCACCCATGTTACCTGTACTAACCCCGGAGTTACTGATGCTTCCAAAGATGCAAAGTTTCGCTGGGACTCTGTGTATGCAGACCAGGCTTGGACGTGGGGTGTTGATCAGTGGAATGCTAACCCGTTCCCTGGCGGCCTGAACTTTACAGAGCAG TTCAGCAACCTTTTCCACGGCCCAGAGGGTATCGACTGCGGTACCATCGAGAACGACAACCCCTGCGGCTCCAATGTGGTGCAATGCAACGACGTCACGTATCCGGGAGCCTACTTTGCCATCAACTCCATGGAATCCATCTACCGC CACCTTCGCGCCCATAAAGTCAAGCGATTTCTCCgtgaagcttcttctcgacatcaTTGGTCTTGGATTTTCTCTTGCGGTATCCCCGATGTGGAACTCAGGTTAGTACTGGTAGATTACATGA CTCTCAAGGGCATGCCTTACTTCAAAGCCAATCCCAACACATTGGCTACTGTAAAGGATTGGGTGAACCCAATGGTAGCAAACAGCATTACTATTGCTAAAGACACCCTAAAAGA TGACAGCGCCCTTAGTGCCGAGAACTCCATCTCGACTAGGCTCAATG CCATTGTTACAATCTGGCAAGCTGAGATCGTCTCGATGAATGAGCAACTTTTCAACGGTTCGAAGGAAAATACAAATTTACTCTTCAAGACCATTACGGACGGCCAGATGCTCGAAACGAAgcatcaagatcttggtgttgatgcgATTCAAGCACTTGTCTCAAAAGCGCTCTTCGCGGAACTGGTTCCAATCGCTTGGCAGCTGTCATCTTCCGAACTTGGTCCAGT TGTCATCGATTCAGAGCAAGGCTGCGGAGACAAGCCTGATGTGAAGCACATGAGCTCCAAGAGCTACGATTCATCTGGTGTCTGCGTCGATTTTAAGATGTACTACTTGATCGGATGCACTGGCGAAGCTCGAACCTGCGACGAGTCCCATGGAAGCTTCAATCCCGGATGCACCGATAACCTTTTCAGTAGCCTTCCAGGACTCGATGACCTGACAGGATCAGAAACAGCCTTTGGTGGTTTGACCAAGGAAGATATCGTGAACGG AGCCGTCAACAGCTTTGCCGGTAACGGGAATGCTAACGGATGGTCTATGCTTGATCCTTCCAACACAGTTGACGGTATGGATCTAGTCTCCGAGTACAACGTTACAGCCCCAGGAGTCGTCATGTTGCCGGTCTGCACAGCATCCGAAGCCTTTTCGAATTGGTTCTCCTTTACTAATGGAAAGCCTAAGTCGGCCAACTACCCATGCAATTGA
- a CDS encoding ferric reductase NAD binding domain-containing protein has translation MTDPVIIDRYTAARVYFGSVVGLISLESLTPFSIYTFQRYNKYRRQDRNVLHWSITVWLHKLHSFPLSLPCLDWHVTDVARFTTFLALNLVFSVQSNEFTADYTLYGWLAIANAGLALLMASRNNLFASLLRIPNPVLLQYHRWIGLATVAHATAHVSFNIQHYIETKQVTNSFGNHRIQVGLMAWIALVMLFLTALPIVRRRFFEVFYYTHALFLIFVVGALIHASHGPEFMLPGLLLWGIDRAIRLAYNFRNIQVQSVEAFEGDVTKFKVKGLRTRTPGQVVWLQIPRVSFVNWHPFTVASAPNDPEKTTTIAVRGLGGFTKAVQYADCNSDVNQHGCASLDSNSIIAHPLKMRLDGPYGVGSVSWGLLPVTVLIAGGIGITPGISIASHIIRKAAINVGSHSMSHIHLLWVVRDAQHIQWFADELTELVKECANPDSPATLDISIFVTDGAHSAVHMSEPSHEMQGMSSPPPWSIHLGRPDLKQWFGQLKSKRLGMDTAVNLCGPRKLLKQARAAACDVSDREGFFSLQEEVFEL, from the exons ATGACTGATCCTGTGATCATCGATCGCTACACTGCTGCAAGAGTTTACTTTGGCAGCGTTGTTGGCTTAATATCCTTGGAATCTCTCACTCCCTTCAGTATCTACACCTTCCAAAGATACAATAAGT ATCGGCGACAGGATCGAAATGTGTTGCACTGGAGTATTACTGTCTGGCTTCACAAACTACACAGCTTCCCGCTTTCTCTTCCATGCTTAGACTGGCACGTTACCGATGTTGCTCGCTTCACAACTTTTCTCGCCCTTAACTTGGTCTTCAGCGTACAATCCAACGAGTTCACGGCCGATTACACCCTGTACGGCTGGCTAGCAATTGCCAATGCTGGTCTCGCACTGTTGATGGCATCCCGAAACAATCTGTTCGCATCCCTTCTGCGTATTCCCAACCCAGTCCTCCTTCAGTACCATCGCTGGATTGGCCTTGCAACAGTTGCTCATGCAACAGCCCATGTATCGTTCAATATCCAGCATTACATCGAGACAAAACAGGTCACCAACAGCTTCGGAAACCATCGGATCCAGGTGGGCTTGATGGCCTGGATCGCTCTCGTCATGCTCTTCCTTACGGCCCTGCCAATCGTGCGACGCCGCTTTTTCGAGGTCTTCTACTACACTCACGCTCTGTTCCTCATTTTCGTCGTCGGGGCTTTGATCCATGCCTCGCATGGGCCGGAATTCATGCTCCCAGGGCTTTTGCTCTGGGGCATAGATCGAGCAATCCGATTGGCGTACAATTTTCGCAACATCCAAGTGCAGAGTGTTGAGGCATTTGAAGGCGACGTAACAaagttcaaggtcaagggtcTGAGGACTCGTACTCCCGGACAGGTTGTCTGGCTTCAAATCCCAAGGGTGTCCTTTGTGAACTGGCATCCATTCACTGTCGCCAGTGCACCGAATGATCCCGAGAAGACTACGACAATCGCCGTCCGAGGTCTTGGGGGCTTCACTAAAGCTGTACAGTATGCTGACTGCAACAGCGATGTTAATCAGCATGGTTGTGCTTCCTTGGACTCGAACAGCATCATTGCTCATCCGCTCAAGATGCGTCTTGACGGCCCATACGGTGTTGGGTCAGTATCCTGGGGCTTGCTGCCGGTGACGGTCCTCATCGCCGGTGGCATTGGAATTACGCCAGGTATCAGCATTGCGTCTCATATCATCAGAAAAGCAGCTATTAATGTAGGCAGTCATTCTATGTCTCACATTCATCTTCTCTGGGTCGTCAGAGATGCTCAGCATATCCAGTGGTTCGCAGATGAACTTACTGAACTTGTTAAGGAATGTGCAAATCCAGATTCGCCAGCAACGCTAGACATATCTATCTTTGTCACTGATGGAGCGCACAGCGCGGTTCACATGAGCGAGCCATCTCACGAAATGCAGGGCATGAGCTCTCCGCCACCTTGGTCTATCCATTTGGGGCGACCAGATCTAAAGCAGTGGTTCGGGCAGCTCAAGTCTAAGCGTCTTGGTATGGATACAGCCGTGAACTTGTGTGGACCAAGAAAACTTCTCAAGCAAGCTAGAGCGGCTGCATGTGATGTTTCTGACAGAGAAGGGTTTTTCTCTTTACAGGAGGAAGTGTTTGAGCTATAG
- a CDS encoding Alpha/Beta hydrolase protein, with protein MDTFLSRTHSYQLFSVAIKRVVSKPVPSTAKWVPRISTTRCRLMSTAVGQVIDLPDGRRLGYHEFGDPTGTPVIYIHGTPDSGVTLSGFEDPLAKRLGVRWIAPDRPGIGNSTFYPHRRVLDYPADLRTLIQHLELPNYRIIGTSGGTGYTLACAQALPREELLMVSICAGVGPWEAGQAGQSELIQKLIMVWKDQNEDFVKYMEGIFLAAAQDPDPTKMEAVWREQIKVFEPKDREVLEKPNAFQSAIRVFRQVYAQGGVGHGREMKLNTEPWGFNVEDIDYEGIRLWYGSADENTSPEMGRYMAGRLPKAVYKEYPGETHYTIWREELVTEFLKDLLG; from the coding sequence ATGGATACATTTTTATCGCGAACACATTCCTACCAGTTATTCTCGGTCGCGATCAAGCGCGTCGTCAGTAAACCCGTTCCCTCAACCGCAAAGTGGGTACCCAGAATATCGACCACGCGATGCAGGCTCATGTCGACAGCAGTAGGCCAGGTTATCGACCTCCCCGACGGTAGGCGTCTCGGCTATCATGAGTTCGGTGATCCTACGGGAACTCCAGTAATTTACATCCATGGAACACCGGATTCGGGAGTCACGCTCTCTGGGTTCGAAGACCCTCTCGCGAAACGGCTTGGCGTCCGCTGGATTGCCCCAGATCGTCCGGGTATTGGGAATTCCACATTTTATCCGCACCGTAGAGTCTTGGACTATCCAGCCGATCTGAGAACTTTGATTCAGCATCTCGAGCTTCCCAACTATCGCATTATTGGAACGAGTGGAGGTACTGGCTATACTCTTGCATGCGCACAAGCATTGCCTAGAGAGGAACTTCTAATGGTCAGTATATGCGCTGGTGTCGGGCCCTGGGAAGCTGGTCAGGCTGGTCAGAGTGAGCTCATTCAGAAACTCATTATGGTATGGAAAGACCAGAACGAAGACTTCGTAAAGTACATGGAAGGCATCTTTCTCGCTGCAGCACAAGATCCCGACCCGACCAAAATGGAGGCAGTCTGGAGAGAACAGATCAAGGTTTTCGAACCAAAAGATCGAGAAGTTCTAGAGAAACCAAACGCCTTCCAGTCTGCTATCAGAGTTTTCAGACAAGTCTATGCCCAAGGAGGGGTGGGCCATGGCCGGGAGATGAAGCTCAACACTGAACCTTGGGGTTTCAACGTGGAAGACATCGACTACGAGGGTATCAGATTGTGGTATGGGTCTGCAGACGAGAATACTTCACCAGAAATGGGACGATACATGGCAGGGAGGCTACCAAAGGCGGTCTACAAGGAGTATCCGGGGGAGACGCACTATACTATTTGGAGAGAAGAACTGGTGACGGAATTTCTAAAGGACCTGCTGGGTTGA
- a CDS encoding Glyoxalase/Bleomycin resistance protein/Dihydroxybiphenyl dioxygenase: MSAPIASAHLRVARPTNNIDALLPFYVDDLGFKKIGEFRDHDGFDGLMLGHEGAGYHLEFTAKRGHDAGRSPTQDNLIIFYLPKKEEFDDAVARMEKAGIVSVTSFNPYWDQCGKTFEDADGYRVVLANMKWNL, encoded by the coding sequence ATGTCAGCCCCGATCGCATCAGCTCACCTTCGCGTGGCCCGCCCCACAAACAATATCGACGCCCTGCTGCCCTTTTACGTCGACGATCTAGGGTTTAAAAAGATCGGCGAATTTCGTGACCACGACGGCTTCGATGGTCTAATGCTCGGTCATGAGGGTGCAGGCTATCATCTTGAGTTCACAGCGAAGCGTGGGCATGACGCCGGTAGATCACCTACGCAGGACAATCTCATAATTTTCTACCTGCCTAAGAAAGAGGAATTCGATGATGCAGTTGCGCGGATGGAGAAAGCGGGCATTGTTTCTGTCACAAGCTTTAATCCGTATTGGGATCAGTGCGGAAAGACTTTTGAGGACGCTGATGGGTATCGAGTGGTGTTGGCAAATATGAAGTGGAATTTGTGA